The Gimibacter soli genome includes a region encoding these proteins:
- a CDS encoding SulP family inorganic anion transporter, protein MHRHLPKVTFADLFTPKLVTVLRESYGRGHLRSDLVAGLTVAIVALPLSIAIAIASGVSPERGLYAAIFGGFFVSALGGSRFQIGGPAGAFIVLVAATATRHGIDGLLTATFMAGLMLMAGGLLRLGSYIKFIPYPVTVGFTGGIAVTIMASQIKDFLGLTLAEPEPGALAEKLPVLAAALPTLSPAAFLIALIALLTIVGLKKLRPHWPGMLIAVIVATLIALALPWPVETINSRFGGLPTGIPMPMLPDLSPARVMTMLPDATAFALLGAIESLLSAVVADGMTGRRHRSNCELVAQGAANIASSVMGGLVVTGTIARTATNVRAGAHGPIAGMLHSLFVLGFMLIAAPLAGYIPLAALSGVLVFVAWNMAERHAIFTLIRGQKGEALVLLVTFGLTIFRDLTEAIVVGFALGALLFIHRMSESVAIETEMALVPEDLPDNPDGTRTPYDEHEAADPDIVIYHITGAFFFGAAATVGAVLDRISDGYKVLVLDFKSVPLLDSTGANTIAGLAAKLERTGTRLIIAGAAPALRHALLVHGVRPPAVKYTPSVDTGVAIARRWLAGKPDARA, encoded by the coding sequence ATGCACCGCCACCTGCCCAAAGTAACCTTCGCCGACCTTTTTACCCCGAAGCTCGTGACCGTGCTGAGGGAAAGCTACGGGCGCGGTCACCTGCGGTCCGACCTCGTCGCCGGGCTCACCGTCGCCATCGTGGCACTTCCCCTTTCCATCGCCATCGCCATTGCTTCGGGCGTCTCGCCGGAGCGCGGGCTTTATGCCGCCATCTTCGGTGGCTTCTTCGTCTCGGCGCTTGGTGGCAGTCGCTTCCAGATCGGAGGGCCGGCCGGTGCCTTCATCGTGCTGGTGGCCGCGACCGCGACCCGGCACGGAATCGACGGGCTTTTGACCGCCACCTTCATGGCGGGACTGATGCTGATGGCCGGGGGCTTGCTGCGCCTCGGCAGTTATATCAAGTTCATTCCCTATCCGGTGACGGTGGGCTTCACCGGCGGCATTGCCGTGACCATCATGGCAAGCCAGATCAAGGATTTCCTTGGCCTGACATTGGCGGAGCCGGAGCCCGGCGCGCTTGCCGAAAAGCTGCCGGTGCTGGCAGCCGCCCTGCCGACCCTCAGCCCCGCCGCGTTCCTCATCGCCCTCATCGCGCTTCTGACCATCGTCGGCCTCAAAAAGCTGCGCCCGCACTGGCCGGGGATGCTGATCGCGGTGATCGTCGCAACGCTCATCGCCCTCGCCCTGCCGTGGCCGGTGGAGACGATCAACAGCCGCTTCGGCGGGCTGCCAACCGGCATCCCGATGCCGATGCTGCCGGACCTTTCGCCCGCGCGTGTGATGACCATGCTGCCCGATGCCACCGCCTTCGCGCTGCTCGGCGCCATCGAGTCGCTGCTCTCGGCAGTCGTCGCGGACGGGATGACCGGACGGCGGCACCGGTCGAACTGCGAACTGGTGGCACAGGGGGCGGCCAATATTGCGTCGTCCGTCATGGGCGGGCTTGTGGTTACCGGCACCATCGCACGGACAGCCACCAACGTTCGGGCCGGCGCGCATGGCCCCATCGCCGGCATGCTCCATAGCCTGTTCGTCCTCGGCTTCATGCTGATCGCAGCACCGCTTGCCGGCTATATCCCGCTCGCCGCGCTTTCGGGTGTGCTTGTCTTCGTCGCCTGGAACATGGCCGAGCGCCACGCCATCTTCACCCTCATCCGCGGGCAGAAGGGCGAGGCGCTTGTGCTTCTCGTCACCTTCGGGCTCACCATCTTCCGTGACCTCACCGAAGCCATCGTCGTCGGCTTCGCACTCGGCGCGCTTCTTTTCATCCACCGCATGTCGGAAAGCGTCGCCATCGAAACAGAAATGGCCCTCGTCCCCGAAGACCTGCCGGATAATCCCGATGGCACCCGCACGCCCTATGACGAGCATGAAGCCGCCGACCCCGATATCGTGATCTATCACATCACCGGCGCCTTCTTCTTCGGCGCGGCTGCCACTGTCGGCGCCGTACTGGATCGCATATCTGACGGTTACAAGGTACTGGTGCTGGATTTCAAAAGCGTGCCGCTTCTCGATTCCACCGGTGCCAACACGATTGCGGGGCTTGCAGCGAAGCTTGAACGCACCGGCACGCGGCTGATTATTGCGGGTGCAGCCCCCGCCCTTCGCCACGCACTTCTGGTGCACGGGGTGCGCCCGCCTGCCGTGAAATATACCCCTTCCGTAGACACCGGCGTCGCCATTGCCCGCCGCTGGCTTGCAGGAAAGCCTGACGCTAGGGCTTGA
- a CDS encoding DUF6998 domain-containing protein — MGDQTEIGKVLAQAKELAAAYYRLTGKPLGVTGEVGEYEAARLLKLDLVEARVPGYDAIGPDGRRYQVKSRALSAEARKKSGQRLGGIKLEHDWDAVLFVLMDEQLDTIEIWLAERGAVTDAIMRPGSKARNERGALAISKFRQIGSKVWHRQSHAGLDPAYRNP; from the coding sequence GTGGGTGATCAGACTGAGATCGGAAAAGTTCTAGCGCAAGCCAAAGAACTTGCTGCAGCCTATTATCGGCTGACCGGTAAGCCGCTTGGTGTGACAGGCGAGGTTGGAGAATATGAGGCCGCGCGTCTCCTCAAGCTAGATCTCGTGGAGGCCCGGGTGCCGGGATACGACGCAATTGGACCCGATGGGAGAAGGTATCAGGTAAAATCCAGAGCCTTGTCCGCTGAAGCCCGGAAAAAAAGTGGACAGCGCTTAGGCGGGATCAAGCTGGAGCACGACTGGGATGCCGTCTTGTTTGTGCTAATGGACGAGCAATTGGACACCATAGAAATTTGGTTGGCCGAGCGCGGGGCTGTCACAGATGCCATTATGCGCCCAGGAAGCAAGGCTCGCAATGAACGTGGGGCGTTGGCAATTTCAAAGTTCAGGCAAATTGGTTCGAAAGTTTGGCATCGCCAGAGTCATGCCGGACTTGATCCGGCATACAGAAACCCTTGA
- a CDS encoding aromatic ring-hydroxylating oxygenase subunit alpha — protein MPDTRAPLTDATKADALAVRPLETALALHAEFYADPAWLAFEQREVFGASWQLAAHQGELVNAGDHVVADIAGKSVLIVRQADGSLKGFHNVCRHRAGPIAMKSGTGATSLRCAYHGWTYKLDGQLKMAPEMNEACDFHKEDIRLTGIRVHEWQGLVFVALSDDVPPFDEVYAGITDRIAPVDLSKMKYTRRDSYDIACNWKVYIDNFLEGYHLPYVHPGLSKVLDYRAYDTELFPWYSLQHSPLRGGEGIYGGENAWYYFIYPNIMLNIVDGRMQTNRILPNGNDRCIVEFDYYYAQDDETQSRIAADQEFSDEVQAEDIEICEHVQIGLQSGVYTAGRLCPKRESGVWHFQNLLRKAYARRG, from the coding sequence ATGCCCGATACCCGCGCCCCCCTGACCGATGCCACCAAAGCCGATGCCCTTGCCGTTCGCCCACTTGAAACCGCGCTTGCCCTGCATGCCGAGTTTTATGCCGATCCGGCGTGGCTGGCGTTCGAGCAGCGCGAGGTGTTCGGTGCTTCATGGCAATTGGCTGCGCATCAGGGCGAACTTGTGAATGCGGGTGACCATGTGGTGGCCGATATCGCGGGCAAATCGGTGCTGATCGTGCGGCAGGCAGATGGCAGCCTGAAGGGCTTCCACAATGTGTGCCGCCACCGTGCCGGCCCGATTGCCATGAAAAGCGGCACGGGTGCTACGTCGCTGCGCTGCGCCTATCACGGCTGGACCTACAAGCTGGATGGCCAGCTGAAAATGGCGCCCGAGATGAACGAGGCCTGCGATTTCCACAAGGAAGATATCCGCCTCACCGGTATCCGCGTGCATGAATGGCAGGGACTGGTGTTCGTGGCGCTTTCGGACGACGTGCCGCCCTTCGACGAAGTATATGCGGGCATCACCGATCGCATCGCGCCGGTTGACCTGTCGAAGATGAAATATACCCGCCGGGACAGCTACGATATCGCCTGCAACTGGAAGGTCTATATCGACAATTTCCTTGAAGGCTATCACCTGCCGTATGTGCACCCCGGCCTGTCCAAGGTGCTGGATTACCGCGCCTATGACACCGAGCTGTTCCCTTGGTATTCGCTGCAGCATTCACCCCTCAGGGGCGGCGAGGGCATCTATGGCGGCGAGAATGCCTGGTATTATTTCATCTACCCCAACATCATGCTGAATATCGTTGATGGCCGCATGCAAACCAACCGCATCCTGCCGAACGGTAACGACCGCTGTATCGTGGAATTCGATTATTATTATGCGCAGGACGATGAAACCCAGTCCCGTATCGCCGCCGACCAGGAATTTTCAGACGAGGTGCAGGCCGAGGATATCGAAATCTGCGAACATGTGCAGATCGGCCTTCAGTCCGGCGTCTATACCGCCGGCCGCCTGTGCCCCAAACGCGAAAGCGGCGTGTGGCACTTCCAGAACCTTCTGAGGAAGGCTTATGCCCGGCGGGGGTGA
- a CDS encoding MBL fold metallo-hydrolase — MKPRIRFCGAAGTVTGSCYLVTAGDVNFLVDCGMFQGTKTLKQLNYGDFPFDPASLDFVLLTHAHIDHSGLIPRLIKKGFRGFVQATGATRDLLAYMLPDSGYIQEMEVEFLNRRNRQRGLDPVEPIYTAEDGEHALSRIRSVPYEHWIEPAPGIRVRFWNAGHILGSASLEVEILTREGRDEKVRIVFSGDIGPDNKLFHPDPDAPAGVDYVISESTYGGKVRERLGLEERRTKLAAVVEDAIGRGGVLLIPAFAVERTQELLADLAALISSGRVRQVPVFLDSPLAIRATEVFSRHAGHLHDLDHGADDFNHPAFHFTETVHESRSIDRYSGGAIIIAASGMCEAGRIRHHLKHFLWRSETTVLMVGYQAPGTLGRILMDGAKMVKIQGEDIRVRAHIQPVDWYSAHADGAELADWIKARLPINAGLFLTHGEPEPLAALKADALALGIAPERIVVPAIDDEYVLDGSCPACAGDHHRLPASAALGDDWHNRFADLSIRLRQELEAAPDDDARAKILDRLAAGLKP, encoded by the coding sequence ATGAAACCGCGTATCCGCTTCTGTGGTGCCGCCGGCACAGTGACCGGCTCCTGTTATCTTGTAACCGCGGGGGATGTGAATTTCCTTGTCGATTGCGGCATGTTCCAGGGCACGAAAACCCTGAAGCAGTTGAACTATGGCGACTTCCCGTTCGATCCGGCCTCGCTTGATTTCGTGCTGCTGACCCACGCGCATATCGATCATTCGGGCCTCATCCCGCGCCTCATCAAAAAGGGCTTCCGGGGCTTTGTGCAGGCGACCGGGGCGACCCGTGATCTCCTCGCCTACATGCTGCCGGACAGCGGCTATATCCAGGAAATGGAAGTCGAGTTCCTTAATCGCCGCAATCGCCAGCGCGGGCTGGACCCGGTGGAGCCCATCTATACGGCCGAAGACGGCGAACATGCCCTGTCGCGCATTCGCAGCGTGCCTTACGAGCACTGGATCGAGCCTGCGCCGGGCATCCGGGTGCGCTTCTGGAATGCCGGGCATATTCTCGGCTCGGCGTCGCTGGAGGTTGAAATCCTTACCCGCGAAGGCCGGGACGAGAAGGTGCGGATCGTCTTCTCGGGCGATATCGGCCCCGATAACAAGCTTTTCCACCCGGACCCGGACGCACCGGCAGGCGTCGATTATGTGATCAGCGAATCGACCTATGGCGGCAAGGTGCGCGAACGGCTGGGGCTAGAGGAGCGCCGCACCAAACTGGCTGCGGTCGTGGAAGACGCCATCGGGCGGGGCGGCGTGCTGCTGATCCCTGCCTTCGCGGTGGAGCGCACGCAGGAACTGCTGGCGGACCTCGCGGCGCTTATCAGCAGTGGCCGGGTGCGGCAGGTGCCTGTCTTCCTCGATAGCCCGCTGGCGATCCGCGCGACCGAGGTCTTCAGTCGCCACGCCGGTCATCTGCATGATCTTGACCACGGCGCCGACGATTTCAATCATCCCGCCTTCCACTTCACCGAGACCGTGCACGAAAGCCGGTCGATCGATCGCTACAGCGGTGGTGCCATCATCATCGCGGCGAGCGGCATGTGCGAAGCCGGGCGCATCCGCCACCATCTGAAGCATTTCCTGTGGCGGTCGGAAACCACCGTGCTGATGGTCGGCTACCAGGCGCCGGGCACGCTTGGCCGCATCCTGATGGACGGGGCGAAGATGGTGAAAATCCAGGGCGAGGATATCCGGGTGCGGGCGCATATCCAGCCGGTGGATTGGTATTCGGCGCATGCTGATGGCGCCGAGCTTGCCGACTGGATCAAGGCCCGGCTGCCGATCAATGCGGGGCTTTTCCTCACCCACGGGGAGCCCGAACCGCTGGCCGCCCTGAAGGCTGATGCCTTGGCCCTTGGCATCGCGCCCGAGCGGATCGTGGTGCCGGCGATTGACGACGAATATGTGCTGGATGGCAGCTGCCCGGCGTGTGCCGGGGATCATCACCGCCTGCCGGCAAGTGCCGCCCTTGGTGATGACTGGCACAATCGCTTTGCCGATCTTTCGATCAGGCTGCGTCAGGAGCTTGAAGCCGCACCGGACGACGACGCGCGCGCCAAGATACTCGACCGGCTGGCAGCGGGCCTCAAGCCCTAG
- a CDS encoding calcium/sodium antiporter translates to MLLPFAALIFGLGLLVWSADRFIDGAAATANHFGMPTLLVGMLVVGFGTSAPEMVVSAMSALEGSPGIALGNAYGSNITNIALILGITALVAPVQVDSGILKKELPVLIGVTALSAILIYNLEISRMDAVILLAVFTIVFGWTIINALKAKKDDRLAQEMEAEVASHKLPFGKALFWLIAGLILLVIASQLLVWGAVALAKAFGVSDLLIGLTIVAIGTSLPELASSIAAARKGEHDIAFGNVIGSNMFNTLMVVGIAGALHPMEVPAEVLTRDMVVMGLLTIALVVLGYDRHNHKQGRICRRRGGLLLATYVAYTGLLVAEAVAA, encoded by the coding sequence ATGCTTTTACCCTTCGCTGCCCTGATTTTCGGCCTTGGCCTTCTTGTGTGGAGCGCCGACCGCTTCATCGATGGCGCCGCCGCCACTGCCAACCATTTCGGCATGCCGACGCTGCTTGTCGGGATGCTGGTCGTGGGCTTCGGCACCTCGGCGCCTGAAATGGTCGTGTCCGCCATGTCGGCCCTTGAAGGCAGCCCGGGCATCGCGCTTGGCAACGCTTATGGCTCCAACATCACCAATATCGCGCTGATCCTTGGCATCACCGCGCTTGTCGCGCCCGTGCAGGTCGATTCCGGTATCCTGAAAAAGGAACTGCCGGTGCTGATCGGCGTGACGGCCCTGTCGGCCATCCTGATCTATAATCTGGAGATCAGCCGTATGGATGCCGTCATCCTGCTGGCTGTTTTCACCATTGTGTTCGGCTGGACGATCATCAATGCGCTGAAAGCCAAGAAAGACGACCGGTTGGCGCAGGAAATGGAGGCCGAGGTTGCAAGCCACAAGCTGCCGTTCGGCAAGGCGCTTTTCTGGCTTATCGCCGGCCTCATACTCCTCGTCATCGCCTCGCAGCTGCTGGTGTGGGGGGCGGTGGCGCTCGCCAAGGCGTTCGGCGTCAGCGACCTGCTGATCGGCCTCACCATCGTGGCCATCGGCACCTCGCTCCCCGAGCTTGCCTCCAGCATCGCCGCCGCCCGCAAGGGCGAGCATGACATCGCCTTCGGCAACGTGATCGGCTCCAATATGTTCAACACCCTGATGGTGGTGGGCATTGCCGGTGCCCTGCATCCGATGGAAGTACCTGCCGAAGTGCTGACCCGCGACATGGTGGTGATGGGGCTTCTGACCATCGCGCTTGTTGTACTGGGCTACGACCGCCATAACCACAAGCAGGGCCGCATCTGCCGCCGGCGCGGCGGGCTTCTGCTTGCCACCTATGTGGCTTACACTGGCCTCCTTGTTGCCGAGGCCGTGGCGGCCTGA
- a CDS encoding sodium:solute symporter family protein: protein MLLGFVIAYWVVSVGIGLYAAMRVKNTADFAIAGRHLPFYMVTCTVFATWFGAEAVLGIPATFLEEGLSGIVADPFGTAACLILVGILFASPLYRMKLLTIGDFYKRRFGRETEVITSLAIVVSYLGWVAAQITALGLVFNVVSGGEISTLAGMWIGSVTILIYTFFGGMWAVAITDLIQMVIIVIGMLYIGGEVTELVGGVDVVINHASEAGKFSFWPDMNFASILAFVAAFVTMAFGSMPQQDIFQRVQSAKTEKIAVWATIVGGAIYFLFAFIPMFLAYAATLIDPEMAAKWMEEDSQMILPSLVLSHAPLVAQILFFGALLSAIKSCASATLLAPSVTFTENILRPMMKRMSDKQLLSAMRAVTAVFTLMVTIYAIYSESSIFEMVEEAYQITLVVAFVPLVCGVYWKGATKQGALLSMTMGFIVWIGVMVLGPEEPLIPAQFAGLIAAAIGMIVGSFAPQILKHDHTVHERLKKGEMGDEMITAHENAK, encoded by the coding sequence ATGCTACTGGGTTTTGTCATTGCCTATTGGGTGGTCTCGGTCGGGATCGGCCTTTATGCCGCGATGCGGGTGAAAAACACCGCTGACTTTGCCATCGCAGGTCGCCACCTGCCCTTCTATATGGTCACCTGTACCGTGTTCGCCACCTGGTTCGGCGCGGAAGCGGTGCTTGGCATCCCCGCCACCTTCCTTGAGGAAGGGCTTTCGGGCATCGTGGCCGATCCCTTCGGCACCGCCGCCTGCCTTATCCTTGTGGGTATCCTGTTCGCCTCGCCGCTCTACCGGATGAAGCTCCTGACCATCGGTGACTTTTACAAGCGCCGCTTCGGCCGCGAGACCGAGGTCATCACTTCGCTCGCCATTGTGGTTTCCTACCTTGGCTGGGTGGCGGCGCAGATCACCGCGCTCGGCCTTGTGTTCAACGTGGTATCCGGCGGCGAAATCTCGACCCTCGCCGGCATGTGGATCGGTTCCGTTACGATCCTTATCTATACCTTCTTCGGCGGCATGTGGGCCGTTGCCATCACCGACCTGATCCAGATGGTCATCATCGTGATCGGCATGCTCTATATCGGCGGTGAAGTGACCGAACTGGTCGGCGGTGTTGACGTGGTGATCAACCATGCATCCGAGGCCGGCAAGTTCAGCTTCTGGCCGGACATGAATTTCGCCTCGATCCTCGCCTTTGTCGCCGCCTTCGTGACGATGGCTTTCGGCTCGATGCCGCAGCAGGATATTTTCCAGCGCGTGCAATCCGCCAAAACCGAAAAGATCGCCGTCTGGGCCACCATCGTCGGCGGCGCCATCTATTTCCTCTTTGCCTTCATCCCGATGTTCCTGGCCTATGCCGCCACGCTCATCGATCCCGAGATGGCCGCGAAATGGATGGAAGAAGACAGCCAGATGATCCTGCCGAGCCTCGTGCTGTCGCACGCCCCGCTCGTCGCGCAGATCCTGTTCTTCGGCGCGCTTCTCTCGGCGATCAAGAGCTGCGCGTCGGCAACGCTGCTGGCACCTTCCGTGACCTTCACCGAAAACATCCTTCGCCCCATGATGAAGCGCATGAGCGACAAGCAGCTCCTGTCCGCCATGCGGGCTGTGACCGCCGTCTTCACCCTGATGGTGACGATCTATGCGATCTATTCGGAATCGAGCATTTTTGAAATGGTCGAGGAAGCCTACCAGATTACCCTTGTTGTGGCCTTCGTCCCGCTCGTTTGCGGGGTTTACTGGAAAGGCGCCACCAAGCAGGGCGCACTCCTTTCCATGACCATGGGCTTCATCGTCTGGATCGGCGTGATGGTCCTCGGCCCCGAGGAGCCCCTGATCCCCGCGCAATTCGCCGGCCTGATCGCCGCCGCCATCGGGATGATTGTCGGCTCCTTCGCCCCGCAAATCCTGAAACATGACCACACGGTTCATGAACGGCTCAAAAAAGGCGAGATGGGCGACGAGATGATCACTGCCCACGAAAACGCGAAATAA
- a CDS encoding isopenicillin N synthase family dioxygenase: MPTLTAVDFTAPDAAREFASSLRETGFGVLKNHPIDKALVSRIYETWENWFKTGDKTGFDFSRDTQDGFFPASISEKAQGYDVKDIKEYFHFYPWGRIPEDLRADVEAYYAGANKLAATLLSWVEANTPADIAKNYRVPLSSMIADSQKTLLRILHYPPMTGSEEPGAVRAAAHTDINLLTILPAANEPGLQVQAKDGSWIDVPCEFGTLVVNIGDMLQEASGHYYPSTKHRVINPTGERSEKSRISMPLFLHPRPDVVLSDRYTADSYLKERLRELGVL, translated from the coding sequence ATGCCGACCCTTACCGCCGTGGATTTCACCGCCCCCGATGCCGCCCGCGAGTTTGCAAGCTCGCTGCGCGAAACCGGCTTCGGCGTGCTGAAGAACCATCCGATCGACAAGGCGCTTGTCAGCCGCATCTATGAGACCTGGGAAAACTGGTTCAAGACCGGCGACAAAACGGGCTTCGACTTCAGCCGCGACACGCAGGACGGCTTCTTCCCGGCCAGCATCTCGGAAAAGGCGCAGGGCTATGATGTGAAAGACATCAAGGAATATTTCCATTTCTACCCGTGGGGCCGCATCCCGGAAGACCTCCGCGCCGATGTGGAAGCCTATTATGCAGGCGCCAACAAACTCGCTGCCACGCTACTGTCGTGGGTCGAGGCCAACACGCCCGCCGATATCGCGAAGAATTACCGCGTGCCGCTGTCCTCGATGATCGCCGACAGCCAGAAAACGCTTCTGCGCATCCTCCATTATCCGCCGATGACCGGGTCGGAAGAGCCGGGTGCGGTGCGCGCTGCCGCCCACACCGATATCAATCTCCTGACCATCCTGCCCGCCGCCAACGAGCCCGGCCTGCAGGTACAGGCGAAGGACGGCAGCTGGATCGATGTGCCCTGCGAGTTCGGCACGCTGGTCGTCAACATCGGTGACATGCTGCAGGAAGCCTCGGGGCATTATTATCCCTCGACCAAGCACCGGGTGATCAACCCGACCGGCGAGCGCAGCGAAAAATCCCGCATCTCGATGCCCCTCTTCCTGCACCCGCGCCCCGATGTGGTGCTGTCGGACCGCTACACCGCCGACAGCTACCTGAAGGAGCGCCTGCGCGAACTGGGCGTGCTTTAA
- a CDS encoding Na/Pi cotransporter family protein: MTLVSIGQLIGGLGLFLLALSMMTSGLELAMGGRLKTVLAASLRPAWKALFAGFAATALVQSSSAVSVVTLGFVNAGLVTLADAFPIMLGSNVGTTVTGWIVAALGFKVDIHMIALPMIGFGMLWRMVRTGRASAGIGTAVAGFGLFFLGLDALKAGFDAQAGFFSLSLVEEYGERGILIGLVAGTFVTILAQSSSATIALVLTAAESGLIAVPTAAAMVVGANIGTSTTALIASIGATPGARRTALAQFFFNLATGLLAALLLMLFLPFWGNRQVAHPAIALAIFDTLFNIGGVALVWPIRHRLTNWLDRWYKSAAEDRRRPQHIDRSLIATPSLAVVALQHEARRLIDFTVPIITRRLPPYDPTTDLTPHSADVDILAGHIFDYAARLGQTDMSADSQQMLLDSVHATQDALEAATLLKGSPRLEGFGQAAPLALFADAIRAALATGQNGEALEASYQALRRTLIDAMISGHAPQDAASDALELVGDLYHATGRVLKARALTADAVAEAP, encoded by the coding sequence ATGACGCTTGTATCCATTGGCCAACTGATCGGCGGGCTCGGCCTGTTTCTTCTCGCGCTGTCGATGATGACAAGCGGGCTCGAACTTGCCATGGGCGGACGGCTGAAGACCGTGCTCGCCGCCAGCCTGCGGCCTGCATGGAAAGCACTGTTCGCAGGCTTTGCCGCCACGGCGCTTGTGCAGTCCTCGTCTGCTGTTTCGGTCGTCACGCTTGGCTTTGTGAACGCCGGGCTTGTCACGCTTGCCGATGCTTTCCCGATCATGCTCGGCAGCAATGTCGGCACCACCGTCACCGGCTGGATCGTCGCCGCGCTCGGCTTCAAGGTCGATATCCATATGATCGCCCTGCCGATGATCGGCTTCGGCATGCTGTGGCGCATGGTGCGAACGGGCCGAGCCTCCGCCGGGATCGGCACAGCGGTTGCAGGCTTCGGGCTTTTCTTTCTGGGCCTTGATGCGCTGAAGGCAGGCTTCGATGCGCAGGCCGGCTTCTTTTCACTGAGCCTTGTCGAAGAATACGGCGAACGCGGCATCCTCATCGGGCTCGTGGCCGGTACATTCGTCACGATCCTCGCCCAGTCATCCAGCGCCACCATCGCGCTGGTGCTGACAGCTGCCGAAAGCGGGCTCATCGCCGTACCGACCGCCGCAGCCATGGTCGTCGGCGCCAATATCGGCACGTCGACCACCGCCCTCATCGCCAGCATTGGTGCCACCCCCGGCGCCCGGCGCACCGCACTGGCCCAGTTTTTCTTCAATCTGGCGACGGGGCTTCTGGCCGCGCTCCTCCTGATGCTGTTCCTGCCCTTCTGGGGGAACCGGCAGGTGGCGCACCCGGCCATCGCACTTGCCATTTTCGACACGCTTTTCAACATCGGTGGCGTCGCACTTGTCTGGCCTATCCGCCACCGGCTGACCAACTGGCTGGACCGCTGGTACAAAAGTGCCGCCGAGGACCGTCGCCGCCCCCAGCATATCGACCGCAGCCTGATTGCCACGCCGTCGCTTGCCGTTGTGGCCCTTCAGCATGAAGCCCGGCGGCTGATCGATTTCACAGTCCCCATCATCACCCGCCGCTTGCCGCCCTATGACCCGACAACAGACCTGACGCCGCACAGCGCCGATGTTGATATCCTCGCCGGCCACATTTTCGATTATGCCGCCCGGCTCGGGCAAACGGACATGAGCGCCGACAGCCAGCAGATGCTGCTTGATAGCGTGCATGCGACCCAGGATGCGCTGGAAGCCGCCACGCTTCTCAAGGGCTCTCCGCGCCTTGAAGGTTTCGGGCAGGCCGCGCCGCTTGCCCTTTTTGCCGACGCAATCCGGGCGGCCCTTGCCACTGGGCAGAATGGCGAAGCGCTTGAAGCAAGCTATCAGGCACTGCGGCGGACCCTGATCGACGCGATGATCAGCGGCCATGCCCCGCAGGATGCGGCAAGCGACGCGCTCGAACTCGTGGGTGACCTCTATCATGCCACAGGCCGGGTGCTGAAAGCCCGGGCGCTGACAGCGGATGCGGTGGCGGAGGCTCCATGA